From Pseudomonas hormoni:
ATGTCAACCTTTTCAGCATCGGCAGGAAGTGATGCCACTTCCGCCCTTTACCGCAAGCTCAATTGGCGGCTGCTACCGCTCCTGTTCATTTGCTACGTCTTTGCGTATCTGGACCGGATCAACGTCGGCTTCGCCAAGCTGCAGATGCAACATGATCTCGGACTTTCCGATGCGGCTTACGGCGCGGGCGCAGGGATTTTCTTTCTGGGGTATGTATTGTTCGAGATACCGAGCAACCTGATGTTGCCGAAGGTGGGTGCGCGAAAAACCTTCAGCCGCATTCTGGTGTGTTGGGGCATCACCTCGGCCTGCATGCTGTTCGTGCGCAACGTGCCGATGTTTTACGCGATGCGTTTTCTGCTGGGTGTATTCGAAGCCGGTTTTGCGCCGGGCATGATCTATTACTTGTCCTGCTGGTACGGTCCCAAACGCATGGCGCGGGCCATTGCGATCGTGTTCATCGCCGGCCCCATCGGCGGGATTGTTGGCGGCCCATTGTCGGCCTGGTTGATCACTACGTTTGAAGGTGTTGGCGGCATGGCCGGGTGGCAGTGGATGTTCCTGATTGAAGGCCTGCCTTGCGTGTTCCTTGGCATTCTGACCTATTTCGTTCTTTCCAATCGGCCCTCGGAAGCCCGTTGGCTGAGTACTGAGGAGAGGACACTGTTGGAGAGCGAACTCGGTGCATCGACGGGGCGAGTCCATTCGTTCCGGGCAGTGTTGCGCGACCCGAAAATCTACGTCCTGGCGTCAGCCTATTTCTGCATCATTTTCTCGATCTACGCCATGAGTTTCTGGCTGCCGGCCATCCTCAAGGCCCAGGGCGTCAACGACACCATGCAGCTGGGTTGGTATGCCGCAATTCCCTACGTCGCAGCGGCATGCGGCATGTACTGGATTGGGCGCCGGTCGGACCGGGTCGGTGAAAGACGCTATCACTGCGCAGTCCCTGCGGGCATCGGCGCAATCCTGCTGCTCATGTACCCCTTTGCCGACGGTCACCTGATCGCGTCGCTGGTTCTGCTGACCCTGGCAACCGCCATGATGTTCATGGCCTACACCGTGCTATGGGCAATGCCGTCCGAACACATCAAGGGCGATGCGGCGGCGGGCGGTATCGCCTTGATCAACACCATCGGTCTTTCCGGCGGCTTCTGGGGGCCCGCTGTGATTGGCTGGGCAAAAACGGCAACCGGCAGCGCCAATCTCGGCATCGTTATTGTGGGCTGCGTGTTCCTGTGCGCAGCGTTGGTAATCCTTTCCACCAAACCGCGCACCCGTGATAACTCGGTTTCTGAATTCAGTGCGGGTTGATCAACCGCCTCCTACTTGATCAATCGTGTTCCGAAAGGAACCTTTTTAAAGAGAGAATCCACATGCTTTTACACCTATCGACCTGGGCCGAGATCGGGCAATTCCTTGAACGCAGCCGCACTATCGTGATCCCGATCGGCTCCAACGAACAACACGGTCCGACCGGTCTTTTGGGGACCGACTGGATGTGTCCCGAAATAATTGCACACCAGGCGCAGAAATCCGCTGACATCCTGATTGCTCCTACCTTCAACATCGGCATGGCCCAACACCATCTTGGATTCCCCGGGACCATTTCACTTCGCCCGTCGACGTTCATAGCCGCGATTGGCGACTGGGTACGTTCGTTGGCCGCTCACGGGTTCGAGAAAATCCTCTTCCTCAACGGCCATGGCGGCAACGTCGCATCAATCGAAGCGGCGTTCTCGGAGCTCTATGCCGAAGCAAGCTTCGCTCGACGCCCCGCGGGGTTCGCGCTGAAGTTGTGCAACTGGTGGGACCTGGAAGGGGTAGGTGATCTGGCGCGAGATCAATTCCCTACCGGCCACGGCATTCATGCCACGCCGTCCGAAATTGCCGTCACCCAATGGGCTTACCCGGACGCGATCAAGTCCGCCCAATACTCGCCGCAGATCGCGCCGTGGGGACCTATCCGCGAAGCGCTCGATTTCCGCGCACGTCATCCGGATGGGCGCATGGGGTCGGATCCGTCCCTGGCCAGCCCGGACAAAGGCCGCGACTTGGTGATGTTGGCAGCGCAGGGCCTGGTGCAGGAACTCGACGCCTTCAACCGTGAATCGATTCCCTCCTAAACAATCGGATTCAGACTTTTCAACTTGGCCAACGCCCGGAATTTCCGGGCGTTGGCACATCCTGTTCGAGGAAATCCCATGATTGAACATGACGTTTATACCCGCCTGAAAGACCTCGGTATCGAGTTACCCACCACCGGCGCTCCCGCCGCTGCGTATGTGATGAGTGCGCAGAGTGGCAATGTCGTTTACCTGTCCGGCCATATCGCAAAAAAGGACGGCAAAGTCTGGGCAGGAAAACTGGGCGAAACGCTGACGACAGAGGAGGGCTATGCGGCCGCG
This genomic window contains:
- a CDS encoding MFS transporter; protein product: MSTFSASAGSDATSALYRKLNWRLLPLLFICYVFAYLDRINVGFAKLQMQHDLGLSDAAYGAGAGIFFLGYVLFEIPSNLMLPKVGARKTFSRILVCWGITSACMLFVRNVPMFYAMRFLLGVFEAGFAPGMIYYLSCWYGPKRMARAIAIVFIAGPIGGIVGGPLSAWLITTFEGVGGMAGWQWMFLIEGLPCVFLGILTYFVLSNRPSEARWLSTEERTLLESELGASTGRVHSFRAVLRDPKIYVLASAYFCIIFSIYAMSFWLPAILKAQGVNDTMQLGWYAAIPYVAAACGMYWIGRRSDRVGERRYHCAVPAGIGAILLLMYPFADGHLIASLVLLTLATAMMFMAYTVLWAMPSEHIKGDAAAGGIALINTIGLSGGFWGPAVIGWAKTATGSANLGIVIVGCVFLCAALVILSTKPRTRDNSVSEFSAG
- a CDS encoding creatininase family protein, producing the protein MLLHLSTWAEIGQFLERSRTIVIPIGSNEQHGPTGLLGTDWMCPEIIAHQAQKSADILIAPTFNIGMAQHHLGFPGTISLRPSTFIAAIGDWVRSLAAHGFEKILFLNGHGGNVASIEAAFSELYAEASFARRPAGFALKLCNWWDLEGVGDLARDQFPTGHGIHATPSEIAVTQWAYPDAIKSAQYSPQIAPWGPIREALDFRARHPDGRMGSDPSLASPDKGRDLVMLAAQGLVQELDAFNRESIPS